CCCAGGCCGCGAGCCGTCGCGCCGCGCACCCCGACGCGCTGCTCGTCGCGGTCATCGACCCCGGCAAGCCCGAGGAGGTCGTCACGGCGCTCGAATCGGGGGCCTCGCACTGCCTCCCGCGACCCGTCCGACCCAGCGCGCTGATCGTGCTGCTCGAGCGCGCCGCGCGAAAGCCTCAGCCGCCGCCGCCGCCCCCCGGGGGGCAAGTCGGATTCCATGGAATGGTCGGCAACCACCCCGCGATGCAGCAGCTCGTCAAGCGCGTGATGCAGGTGGCCAAGAGCCGCGCGACGGTGCTCCTGAGCGGCGAGAGCGGGACCGGCAAGGAGCTGATCGCGGCCGCGATCCACCGCGAGAGCAAGCGCGCCGCCGGGCCCTTCGTGCGGCTGAACTGCGCGTCGCTCGCCCCGACCGTGCTCGAGTCGGAGCTCTTCGGTCACGAGAAGGGCGCGTTCACGGGTGCGACGACGCGGCGCCGCGGGCGCTTCGAGCACGCCGACGGCGGGACGCTCTTCCTCGACGAGATCAGCGAGGCGCCGCCCGAGGTGCAGGTGAAGCTGCTGCGGTTCCTGCAAGAGCGAGAGCTCGAGCGCGTCGGCAGCAACGAGACCATCCGGGTGGACGTGCGGGTGATCGCGGCGACCAACCGCCGGCTGGACAGCCTCGTCGAGGACGGCGCCTTCCGAGAGGATCTGTTCTACCGGCTCGCGGTGGTGCAGCTCGAGGTGCCCCCGCTCCGCGCCCGCAAGAGCGACGTGCCTCACCTCGCGGATCTGTTCATGCGCCGGTTCGCGGAGGAGAACGAGAAGACCGTTCATGGCTTCACCGAGCGCGCGCGCTGGGCGCTGCTGGCGCATCCGTGGCCGGGCAACGTGCGGGAGCTGCAGAACGCGCTCGAGCAGGCGGTGCTGCTCGCCGAGGGAGAGGAGATCGACCTCGACGATCTGCCGCTCGCGCAGGCGCCTCCGGCCGCGGAGGCCATCCGCCTGCTCATCCCCGGGGTGACCCTGGCCGAGCTCGAGCGCTTCGCGATCCTCGAGACCCTCAAGGCGGTGGGAGGGAGCAAGAGCCGCGCGGCGGAGGTCCTCGGCATCAGCCGGCGCACCATCCAGTACCGCCTCAAGGAGTGGGGGCTGGGCGGCAAGACCGACGAAGACGGTGAGGGCGACGACGCGTAACACTCGCGGCGCGGTGTTACGGGAGCGCCCCCGCGTGGCCGTAACACCTCTCGATGGATCGTTACGGTCGGCGGCTCGGAGTCGAAGAAACTCCAATGATTTCGGTGCGCGGCATCGTTGGCACGACCTCTGCTCAGAGGCCGAACACGATGACGAGGACGCACCGCAGCCAGGCCCTGATGATGGCCCTCTACACCTTCCTGCTCGCGCTCGGCGCCGCCATGCCGCTGATCGCCAGCTACCAGCCCGGCCTGACCGACCGCGTCGACGGTCACGTCCGCTGTGGCGGATACCGCGAGTCGGCGGGCGCGGAGGTCCAGGACGAGGAGCGCGCCGAGCAGCGACCGCGTCGGCGCGTGAGCGTCACGGGCGCGCCGGTCGCCCCGACGGTCGGCCACCCCGTCTCACGCAGCGCGCGAGCGTCGCGGCCCCTGCTCGAGCACGCGGCCAAGTCCCCTGGAGGCGCGGCCCTCGACCCCAGCGCTGCGTGACCGTGGGTCTTCGGCCCGACCGAGATCAGCGGAGGTCAGGAGCCGGGGACCTGACCGCGGCGGAGCTGCGTCTAGACTCGCCGAATGACGAAGTACTGGTCATGGCTCGGCGCGCTGCTCTGGCTCGCCGCTTGTGGGAGCGATCCCGATCCAGCCGTCGATGCCGCGCGCGCAGACGGCTCCTCACCGCCCCCGATCGACGCGTCGAGTCGGGTGG
The Sandaracinaceae bacterium genome window above contains:
- a CDS encoding sigma-54 dependent transcriptional regulator is translated as MTGLRVLVLTGDRDAWADVARELAERRHNLVFDDPGDEPVAVLVADGPNGERWAQAASRRAAHPDALLVAVIDPGKPEEVVTALESGASHCLPRPVRPSALIVLLERAARKPQPPPPPPGGQVGFHGMVGNHPAMQQLVKRVMQVAKSRATVLLSGESGTGKELIAAAIHRESKRAAGPFVRLNCASLAPTVLESELFGHEKGAFTGATTRRRGRFEHADGGTLFLDEISEAPPEVQVKLLRFLQERELERVGSNETIRVDVRVIAATNRRLDSLVEDGAFREDLFYRLAVVQLEVPPLRARKSDVPHLADLFMRRFAEENEKTVHGFTERARWALLAHPWPGNVRELQNALEQAVLLAEGEEIDLDDLPLAQAPPAAEAIRLLIPGVTLAELERFAILETLKAVGGSKSRAAEVLGISRRTIQYRLKEWGLGGKTDEDGEGDDA